A stretch of the Salvelinus fontinalis isolate EN_2023a chromosome 22, ASM2944872v1, whole genome shotgun sequence genome encodes the following:
- the LOC129820234 gene encoding uncharacterized protein LOC129820234 yields METTGLIITKLRTLGLNTSLCNWILDFLTIQPSSEPVSRSITLLTVTIQPSSEPVSSIITLLTVTIQPSSEPVSSIITLLTVTIQPSSEPVSSIITLLTVTIQPSSEPVSRFITLLTVTIQPSSEPVSSSITLLTVTIQPSSEPVSSSITLLTVTIQPSSEPVSSIITLLTVTIQPSSEPVSSSITLLTVTIQPSSEPVSSSITLLTVTIQPSSEPVSRSTTLLTVTIQPSSEPVSSSITLLTVTIQPSSEPVSSSITLLTVTIQPSSEPVSSSITLLTVTIQPSSEPVSSSITLLTVTIQPSSEPVSSSTTLLTVTIQPSSEPVSSSITLLTVTIQPSSEPVSSSITLLTVTIQPSSEPVSSSTTLLTVTIQPSSEPVSSSITLLTVTIQPSSEPVSSSTTLLTVTIQPSSEPVSSSITLL; encoded by the coding sequence ATGGAGACAACAGGGCTgatcatcactaaactaaggaccctgggactaaacacctccctctgcaactggatcctggacttcctgacaattCAACCTAGCAGTGAACCAGTCTCCAGAAGTATTACCCTGCTAACTGTGACAATTCAACCTAGCAGTGAACCAGTCTCCAGTATTATTACCCTGCTAACTGTGACAATTCAACCTAGCAGTGAACCAGTCTCCAGTATTATTACCCTGCTAACTGTGACAATTCAACCTAGCAGTGAACCAGTCTCCAGTATTATTACCCTGCTAACTGTGACAATTCAACCTAGCAGTGAACCAGTCTCCAGATTTATTACCCTGCTAACTGTGACAATTCAACCTAGCAGTGAACCAGTCTCCAGTAGTATTACCCTGCTAACTGTGACAATTCAACCTAGCAGTGAACCAGTCTCCAGTAGTATTACCCTGCTAACTGTGACAATTCAACCGAGCAGTGAACCAGTCTCCAGTATTATTACCCTGCTAACTGTGACAATTCAACCTAGCAGTGAACCAGTCTCCAGTAGTATTACCCTGCTAACTGTGACAATTCAACCGAGCAGTGAACCAGTCTCCAGTAGTATTACCCTGCTAACTGTGACAATTCAACCTAGCAGTGAACCAGTCTCCAGAAGTACTACCCTGCTAACTGTGACAATTCAACCGAGCAGTGAACCAGTCTCCAGTAGTATTACCCTGCTAACTGTGACAATTCAACCTAGCAGTGAACCAGTCTCCAGTAGTATTACCCTGCTAACTGTGACAATTCAACCTAGCAGTGAACCAGTCTCCAGTAGTATTACCCTGCTAACTGTGACAATTCAACCTAGCAGTGAACCAGTCTCCAGTAGTATTACCCTGCTAACTGTGACAATTCAACCTAGCAGTGAACCAGTCTCCAGTAGTACTACCCTGCTAACTGTGACAATTCAACCTAGCAGTGAACCAGTCTCCAGTAGTATTACCCTGCTAACTGTGACAATTCAACCTAGCAGTGAACCAGTCTCCAGTAGTATTACCCTGCTAACTGTGACAATTCAACCTAGCAGTGAACCAGTCTCCAGTAGTACTACCCTGCTAACTGTGACAATTCAACCGAGCAGTGAACCAGTCTCCAGTAGTATTACCCTGCTAACTGTGACAATTCAACCTAGCAGTGAACCAGTCTCCAGTAGTACTACCCTGCTAACTGTGACAATTCAACCTAGCAGTGAACCAGTCTCCAGTAGTATTACCCTGCTGTGA